A single region of the Triticum dicoccoides isolate Atlit2015 ecotype Zavitan chromosome 2B, WEW_v2.0, whole genome shotgun sequence genome encodes:
- the LOC119366527 gene encoding uncharacterized protein LOC119366527 has translation MDRHGHGQQHRLVTVTMPREGDAASSYAGGGTVDVVAREAAAQALGAVVQLHFDKTVEKKRSADAQKQELWRLFLAFFLFLALVLSSVAGGGRLQCRHLWAPAGLLSLAHLAFYAAVAHHLRCLNGFRYQRRCHKLTLALAADRLRMLKSAGEVVAAADVEVPYQEPHETYLAKFKRSWAIHFAFLIATFAFSVAAAVAVLCF, from the exons ATGGATCGGCACGGGCACGGGCAGCAGCACCGGCTGGTGACGGTGACGATGCCGCGGGAGGGGGATGCGGCTTCCTCCTACGCGGGAGGGGGGACGGTGGACGTggtggcgcgggaggcggcggcgcaggcgcTGGGGGCGGTGGTGCAGCTGCACTTCGACAAGACGGTGGAGAAGAAGCGCAGCGCCGACGCGCAGAAGCAGGAGCTCTGGCGCCTCTTCCtcgccttcttcctcttcctcgcgctCGTCCTCTCCTCCGTCGCCGGCGGGGGCCGCCTCCAGTGCCGCCACCTCTGGGCCCCCGCGGGGCTCCTCTCCCTCGCCCACCTCGCCTTCTACGCCGCCGTCGCGCACCACCTCCGATGCCTCAACGGCTTCAG GTACCAGCGGCGGTGCCACAAGCTGACGCTGGCGCTGGCGGCGGACCGGCTGCGGATGCTCAAGTCggcgggggaggtggtggcggccgCCGACGTGGAGGTGCCCTACCAGGAGCCACACGAGACCTACCTCGCCAAGTTCAAGCGCAGCTGGGCCATCCACTTCGCCTTCCTCATCGccaccttcgccttctccgtcgccgccgccgtcgcagtcCTCTGCTTCTAG